In Haliotis asinina isolate JCU_RB_2024 chromosome 16, JCU_Hal_asi_v2, whole genome shotgun sequence, the following are encoded in one genomic region:
- the LOC137267593 gene encoding E3 ubiquitin-protein ligase TRIM56-like, whose product MATSQAEKVREFLTCVICQELYTDPCTLRCDHTFCRKCVTVYIQTRPEAVQSKTIPCAFCRQDTKVPQPNQPVEEWAGQIKPSIIIQGLIDTQCESDKRDTAEQQCTLCMAIGEIMPGTSWCQECEVTLCKRCVKIHHATPTSRDHEVVDLSTGVTFKRKRKVMCTEHTAEALSLVCKDCRKAVCPTCCVVYHRKCESVFTIDSMKATMKYHLTKRRNTMVKKIGGKETVVQKTKQKINSLEEKMEAAERDVQYSVEKVTEKIKQKEKLLLREIREITDAECKEFQADVKREGIEIQVYRQHCEFIDQALESDCEMDLYDAYQAWEDSGDYRTTDSAADTRRIGDVKFTPDLINMDELQLGNIDVTFEDEGQCFPPVVLVDRIDGGTSSSENHPCLGDVTVVVVDGVQTVVVTDWENNCVKAFYRRRNESCHSKLPLGGTPCGETQLRENKVMVAVPLACQIVTVEVNPDLRLFSTMTTSKGYYSIAVLNPASLAAGGDGCVDVLDMAGRVLRRVASTNKGRFVYPFFMSISNRGNMLVSDWGEKSVTCMTPEGDVVWRYVPTDDMALKRPRGITTTSTGDILLADLDSNRVIQLTQSGKFVRNLLTLQDGIPCPSGVYVDRHDSLFVCNSGEIMELSFT is encoded by the exons ATGGCGACTTCACAAGCCGAGAAAGTGCGAGAATTTCTCACGTGTGTGATTTGCCAGGAACTGTACACAGACCCGTGTACACTGAGATGTGACCACACTTTCTGCAggaaatgtgtaacagtgtacATCCAAACCAGACCGGAGGCTGTACAGTCCAAGACCATCCCATGTGCGTTCTGTAGACAAGACACCAAGGTACCCCAGCCAAACCAACCAGTGGAGGAGTGGGCGGGTCAGATAAAACCAAGCATCATTATCCAGGGGCTTATTGACACACAATGCGAATCTGACAAAAGAG ATACGGCTGAACAGCAATGCACGTTGTGTATGGCTATAGGGGAGATAATGCCTGGCACATCTTGGTGTCAGGAGTGTGAAGTAACTCTCTGCAAGAGATGTGTCAAGATTCACCACGCAACCCCTACGTCACGTGACCATGAGGTCGTTGATCTCTCCACGGGGGTCACTTTCAAAAGAAAACGCAAGGTCATGTGTACAGAACACACAGCAGAAGCCCTCAGTCTTGTCTGCAAAGACTGTCGCAAAGCTGTGTGTCCAACGTGCTGTGTGGTGTACCACAGGAAGTGTGAGTCTGTCTTTACCATCGACTCAATGAAAGCCACAATGAAATACCACTTGACAAAAAGGAGAAATACGATGGTGAAGAAAATAGGAGGAAAAGAAACAGTTGTACAGAAAACGAAACAAAAGATCAATAGTCTTGAAGAAAAAATGGAAGCAGCTGAACGAGACGTCCAATATTCTGTTGAAAAAGTTAcggaaaaaatcaaacaaaaagaaaaactgCTGCTTCGTGAAATCAGGGAAATCACAGACGCTGAATGTAAGGAGTTTCAGGCAGATGTGAAACGTGAGGGGATTGAGATACAGGTGTACAGACAACATTGTGAGTTCATTGACCAGGCCTTGGAGTCGGACTGtgagatggatctgtatgacgCGTATCAGGCTTGGGAGGACTCGGGGGATTACCGAACCACAGACTCAGCAGCGGACACACGAAGAATAGGTGACGTTAAGTTTACACCAGATCTCATCAACATGGACGAGCTACAGCTTGGGAACATTGACGTCACATTCGAAGATGAGGGTCAGTGTTttcctcctgtggtgttggttgacaGGATAGACGGGGGGACTTCGAGCAGTGAGAACCACCCTTGCCTCGGCGACGTCACAGTTGTAGTTGTTGACGGCGTGCAGACAGTTGTCGTCACTGACTGGGAAAACAATTGCGTGAAAGCATTCTACAGAAGACGCAATGAATCCTGTCACAGCAAACTTCCTCTGGGAGGAACCCCTTGTGGCGAAACGCAGCTGAGGGAGAACAAGGTGATGGTGGCAGTTCCGCTTGCTTGCCAAATTGTAACAGTTGAGGTTAATCCTGACCTGCGTCTTTTCTCAACCATGACAACCAGCAAAGGATACTACAGCATCGCAGTTCTGAATCCAGCCTCCCTAGCAGCAGGTGGTGAtgggtgtgttgatgtgctggATATGGCAGGACGTGTTTTGAGAAGAGTCGCTTCGACTAACAAGGGGAGGTTTGTCTACCCCTTCTTCATGAGTATCAGCAACAGAGGCAACATGCTTGTATCTGACTGGGGGGAGAAGTCCGTGACGTGTATGACTCCGGAAGGGGATGTTGTTTGGAGATACGTCCCAACTGACGATATGGCACTCAAGCGGCCTCGCGGGATCACAACTACCAGCACTGGGGACATCCTGCTTGCTGATCTTGACTCGAACAGAGTAATACAACTGACACAGTCGGGGAAGTTTGTCAGGAATCTTCTCACCTTACAGGATGGGATCCCGTGTCCCTCGGGTGTGTACGTAGATAGACATGACTCATTGTTCGTGTGTAACTCCGGCGAGATCATGGAACTGAGCTTCACATGA